A DNA window from Actinomadura coerulea contains the following coding sequences:
- a CDS encoding NAD(P)-dependent oxidoreductase, with protein MDADKQAVTVIGLGSMGSALATALLDRGHPTTVWNRSPQKAAPLVEQGARLAATPGEAVAASPLVIACVLDYDALYGVLDQDTSALAGKTLVNLTSGAPEQAHEAAGWAREHGADYLDGAIMTTPPGVGGAEVMFLYSGPQAVFQAHRPTLAALGDPVHLGENTGLASLYDAALLGLMWSTMTGWLHGTALVGADGVAATDFTSVALRWLKTVSVFLTTYAPQVDAGRYPGDDATVDVQIAAIGHLLHAAESRGVDNALPELLKTVMEKTKAAGHGLDSYASVIEVLKARKEQGQ; from the coding sequence ATGGATGCAGACAAGCAGGCCGTGACCGTCATCGGGCTGGGTTCGATGGGCTCGGCGCTCGCCACCGCGCTGCTGGACCGCGGTCACCCGACCACAGTGTGGAACCGTTCGCCGCAGAAGGCCGCCCCCTTGGTGGAACAGGGCGCACGCCTTGCCGCGACACCCGGTGAGGCGGTCGCGGCGAGCCCGCTCGTCATCGCCTGCGTACTCGACTACGACGCGCTGTACGGCGTCCTCGACCAGGACACGAGCGCGCTGGCGGGCAAGACGCTGGTCAATCTCACCTCCGGCGCGCCGGAGCAGGCGCACGAGGCGGCCGGATGGGCCCGGGAGCACGGCGCCGACTACCTCGACGGCGCCATCATGACCACCCCGCCCGGTGTCGGCGGCGCCGAGGTGATGTTCCTGTACAGCGGCCCTCAGGCCGTCTTCCAGGCACACCGTCCGACGCTGGCGGCCCTCGGCGACCCCGTCCACCTTGGGGAGAACACGGGGCTGGCCTCTCTTTACGACGCCGCCCTGCTCGGCCTGATGTGGTCCACGATGACCGGCTGGCTGCACGGCACCGCGCTGGTCGGCGCGGACGGCGTCGCGGCCACCGACTTCACCTCCGTCGCACTGCGCTGGCTGAAGACCGTGTCGGTCTTCCTGACCACGTACGCGCCGCAGGTGGACGCCGGCCGCTACCCGGGCGACGACGCCACCGTCGACGTGCAGATCGCGGCCATCGGCCATCTCCTTCACGCCGCCGAGTCCCGAGGCGTCGACAACGCCCTGCCCGAACTGCTGAAGACCGTCATGGAGAAGACGAAGGCGGCCGGCCACGGCCTCGACAGCTACGCCAGCGTGATCGAGGTCCTGAAGGCGCGAAAGGAGCAGGGCCAGTGA
- a CDS encoding helix-turn-helix domain-containing protein has product MGDRADWSALRERRMSEPGAAEAYDVARLAYELGRSVRALREERGWSQSELARGADMTQSAVARFEAGGTVPTLAVLNAWPELSVSNSSSNCGVRPPEAATMRRDGYHLRYLDKNPNGYCGTGLTCPVGVAQAE; this is encoded by the coding sequence ATGGGTGATCGGGCGGACTGGAGTGCGCTGCGCGAGCGCCGCATGTCCGAACCCGGTGCTGCCGAGGCGTACGACGTTGCTCGCTTGGCCTATGAACTGGGGCGGAGTGTTCGGGCGCTCCGTGAGGAGCGTGGCTGGAGTCAGAGCGAACTCGCCAGGGGGGCGGACATGACGCAGTCGGCCGTGGCCCGGTTCGAAGCCGGCGGCACCGTCCCGACACTGGCGGTCCTGAACGCCTGGCCCGAGCTCTCGGTGTCGAACTCGTCGTCGAACTGCGGAGTCCGGCCGCCTGAGGCGGCGACCATGCGCAGAGACGGGTACCACCTGCGGTACCTCGACAAGAACCCGAACGGCTACTGCGGCACAGGCCTCACCTGTCCGGTAGGCGTCGCCCAGGCTGAGTGA
- a CDS encoding maleylpyruvate isomerase N-terminal domain-containing protein, translating to MTTAPTALTGPAPTPWPGLVRATADECLDLLSGVADSDWTRPAHDLDWTCRETLDHLALGLIGYAGLLIARPSDRYIALFASLDAGAPIPTCLEGIGIATSLLTSAIRDTPADARAWHPWGHSDRTGFAAMGITELACHTYDIAHALGVRWTPPEEASAAVIDRLFPHAPTTHAPSDTLLWCTGRVPLPELPRQTNWKWNGTLR from the coding sequence GTGACCACGGCACCGACCGCACTCACCGGTCCGGCGCCGACGCCCTGGCCGGGCCTGGTGCGCGCGACCGCCGACGAGTGCCTTGACCTCCTGTCCGGCGTGGCCGACTCAGATTGGACGCGCCCGGCCCACGACCTGGACTGGACGTGCCGCGAAACTCTCGATCACCTCGCCCTCGGGCTGATCGGCTACGCCGGCCTGCTCATCGCCCGGCCCAGCGACCGCTACATCGCCCTCTTCGCCTCACTCGACGCCGGCGCCCCCATCCCCACCTGCCTGGAAGGGATCGGTATCGCCACCTCCCTCCTCACCTCCGCCATCCGGGACACGCCCGCCGATGCGCGCGCCTGGCATCCCTGGGGCCATTCCGACCGCACCGGATTCGCCGCCATGGGAATCACGGAGCTGGCCTGCCACACCTACGACATCGCCCACGCCCTCGGCGTTCGCTGGACACCGCCCGAGGAGGCCAGCGCCGCCGTCATCGACCGCCTTTTCCCGCACGCGCCAACGACGCATGCCCCCTCCGACACCCTGCTGTGGTGCACCGGCCGCGTCCCGCTACCGGAACTGCCCCGGCAGACAAACTGGAAGTGGAACGGCACCCTCCGCTGA
- a CDS encoding GlxA family transcriptional regulator encodes MGAGSVAVVVTEDIDVPSWDLYELSIPCTVFGKPQSDLADPWYELRLCGTGAPDRDGAAAGTGLALRTRYGLDDLAGADTVIVPSVPDACVEDGAPLSPALTAALRDAYDAGARMVSLCTGAFALAEAGLLDGRRATAHWMHAAQLAERYPKVQVDASVLYVDDGDVLTSAGLTAGLDLCLHLVRRDLGAQVANELARRMVVAAHRAGGQAQFIPMAVAGTDDEGIGPVLDWARAHLDRPLTVQDLARRAAMSPRTFYRRLQAATGTTPVQWLLNERLGQARRLLESTDLPIERIGELTGLGTANNLRHHFLKHVGIPPSEYRRAFPRTVPESSVRP; translated from the coding sequence ATGGGCGCCGGTTCTGTCGCTGTGGTCGTGACCGAGGACATCGACGTCCCCTCCTGGGACCTCTACGAGCTGAGCATCCCGTGCACCGTCTTCGGCAAGCCGCAGTCCGATCTGGCCGATCCCTGGTACGAACTGCGGCTGTGCGGAACCGGAGCGCCGGACCGGGACGGGGCGGCGGCCGGCACCGGGCTCGCGCTGCGGACCCGGTACGGCCTGGACGATCTCGCCGGCGCCGACACGGTCATCGTCCCCTCGGTGCCCGACGCCTGCGTCGAGGACGGCGCGCCGCTCAGTCCGGCGTTGACCGCGGCCCTGCGCGACGCGTACGACGCGGGCGCCCGCATGGTCTCCCTGTGCACCGGCGCGTTCGCGCTCGCCGAGGCGGGACTGCTCGACGGCCGCCGCGCCACGGCCCACTGGATGCACGCGGCCCAGTTGGCCGAGCGCTACCCGAAGGTCCAGGTCGACGCCTCGGTTCTGTACGTGGACGACGGGGACGTGCTGACCAGCGCGGGGCTGACCGCCGGTCTCGACCTGTGCCTGCACCTGGTCCGCCGCGACCTCGGCGCGCAGGTCGCCAACGAGCTCGCCCGCCGGATGGTCGTGGCCGCCCACCGCGCCGGCGGCCAGGCGCAGTTCATCCCCATGGCCGTGGCCGGTACGGATGACGAGGGGATCGGTCCCGTCCTCGACTGGGCCCGCGCCCATCTGGACCGTCCGTTGACGGTCCAGGATCTGGCGCGGCGCGCCGCGATGAGCCCGCGGACGTTCTACCGCCGGCTCCAGGCCGCCACCGGGACGACCCCGGTCCAGTGGCTGCTCAACGAGCGCCTGGGACAGGCCCGCCGCCTGCTGGAATCGACGGACCTCCCCATCGAGCGGATCGGTGAGCTGACCGGCCTGGGCACGGCCAACAACCTCCGCCACCACTTCCTCAAGCACGTCGGGATTCCGCCCAGCGAGTACCGGCGGGCCTTCCCTCGCACTGTGCCTGAGTCGTCCGTCCGGCCCTGA